Genomic segment of Desulfovibrio sp.:
GTCGATGACCAACTCAGCAAAGTAGGTCACCACAAGCAGGATCGCGCAACCCCAGAAGCTGGTGGCCCAGAACAGGGCGCACAGTCCCAGGACGAAGACCACGTCGTACCAGTGGGCGATCTCGATAAGAGCCAGCTGCGGGCCGGAATACTCCGTGAGCACGCCGCGCACGATTTCCTGGTGGGCATGGTGGCAGGCGGAGATGTCGAAGGGCGACTTGCGCAGCTTGATGGTCAGCGCATAGCCCAGGACCACGAACATGAGCGGCAGCTGATACAAGAGCGGCTTGCCGTACGTGAACACCTCGGACACCTTGAAGCTGCCCGTGACCATGGCGATGGACACGAACACCAGGATAATCAGCGGTTCGTAGGTGAGCATGGTCACCAGTTCGCGCTGGGCGCCCACCTGGGCGTAGGGCGACTGGGTGGACAAGGCGCCCATGACGAAGAACACGGCGCCGATTGTCAGCACGAAGAACATGAGCAGAAGGTCTGAACCGAGGAAGAACAAGAACACGGTCAACATGGAACTCACCAGGTAGACCCACACGGTGAGGATCTGCCAGGGGTTCATCATCATGGGCGATTTGCCCAGCAGTTTGAATACGTCGTAGAAGGGCTGCAGGATCGGAGGACCGACGCGCGACTGCAGCCAGGCGGTGCATTTGCGGTCAAGACCGGCCACAAGGCCGCCTATGACCGGGGCCAGGATCACGGCGATGGTTGCGAGCAGGAGCTTACCCATTAGATCACCCCTCCCAGCAAGAGTCCCAGCATGACAGCGAGCAGGACGCCGGACACCATGTTGATGGGCCCGCTCAGGCGATCCTCTCCGAAGATCCAGGACAGATAGAAGTTGCCGGCCTGATAGCCGACGTTGGCGCGGCCGGTGCTCACAAAGGCCTTGTTGTCGTCCGTGGCCTGAGCGCCACACAGGTAGGGGCCGACGCATTCGGCCGGGTTAACCTTGCGGGCAGCCTTCCAGGCCAGGTAGAAACCTACGCCCAGCACCAAAAACAGGGGATATATGTAGAATATGCCCTGGGCGCTGACGAAGTTCAAAGAATCCATGATGTAGCCGGCGGCCTTGTGCGAGCTTCTTACGGCAGGCTCAATGAGTCCGCCGTAGAGGAAGGGCACGAACAAGGACAACAGGACCGCGCCGTAGGCCAGGAGAACCAGAGGAGCACGCACCGTGGAGGGCTGGGGCTCGGCCGGAACGTCCTTGGGATACGGGGTGGAGAGCAGGATGCCAGCCCACCTGGCCCAGAACATCACGGTAAGGCCGGAACCAAGGGCCAGCATGATGGTCACGGGCATGTACTTCACGGCAGCGGCGCTTTCGATGGCCATCCACTTGCCGAGCAGCACGCCGAAGGGAGGCAGCAGCATGGTGACCACGCCGATCAGGGCCACGATGGTGGTCTTGGGCATGGTCATGTACAGCCCGCGCATGTCTTCCAAGTCGCGGGAGTGGATCTTCTGCTCGATGGTGCCCACGCACAGGAACATGAGGGCCTTGGACACCGCGTGGAAGATGATGATCACGATGGCTGCGGTGATGGCCGCCGGGGTGTTGATGCCCGCGCAGGCGATGATGAGCCCTAGGTTGGCGATGGTCGAATAAGCCAACACCTTCTTGGCGTTGGACTGTCCGACGGCCAAGGCCGAGGTGGTCAGGAAGGTGAAAGCCCCAAACATGGCCAGCATGCCCGAGAGCATGGTGCCCGAGTAAGCGGGAGACAGGCGCAGCACCAGATAGACGCCGGCCTTGACCATGGTGGAGGAGTGCAGCAACGCGGAGACCGGGGTCGGTGCGACCATGGCGCCGGTGAGCCAGCTCTGGAACGGCACCTGGGCGCTCTTGGTGATGCCCGCGTAGCAGAGCATGAACAGCGGGATCACGGCAGCCGCGCCGGCAGCCGAGAAGCCGGGCTTCAAAAGCTCGGACAGGTACAGGCCCACGCCGGACTTTTGCATGAAGATCAGAGCGAACACGAAGGCCACGCCGCCGGTCATGTTCATCCACAGGGCGCGGGTGGCGTTCTTCACCGAGGTCTCGTCGCCGTCATGCGCGATGAGCATGAAGGAGCAGAACGTGGTGACTTCCCAGAAGAAGTAGAGCCACAGCAGATTGTTCGCCAGCACCAGGCCGTTCATGGCGCCCAGGAAGGCCACCAGGAAGAAGAAGAACCGGGGCTGCTTGGACTTGGCCAAGTGCAGGTGTTCCTCGTGCTCGGGCATGTAGCCCAGGGCGTACACGCAGATAAGCGAGCCGACGATGGAGATCACCAGAACCATGATCAGCGAGAGCTTGTCCGCGAACATGGCGGGAGCAGCTATCGCCGGGCCGTGGCCCATGAAGAATTCCAGATAGACGAGCCCGACGACCTGAGCGGCCGTCAAGGCGGCCACCAGAGTGCTCTTGAGTTTCGTCACTGCCATTATCAGGATGACGATGAGCAGAGCGAAGTCGAGCAGCATGATGAGCCCGTCAAGACTGATTCCCAGCAGGCTTTTTGGGGAGTACTCGAACGATCCTTGCCCGACCAGGGCCAGGGAAGCAGCGGCCAGAACCACCGCCGCTCCGACCACGACCAAGCTTCTGGAGCCCTTGTCCCGAAGCAGCAACAGGGCAATTGCCGCCAGGAACGGGAGCACCACGGTCGTGAAAACCAAGATGTCCATATTCACCTCACGTTAGGTTGTGTCGAGTCAATTACCTCGCCTCGATACGTTGATTAGCTGTGCGAACTCCTCCCTTTTGAGAGTTGAAGACTCTCCGACCCCCCGGCCGGCAGGTATCAGGTATGACCTGGACTAAGAGCGTAGAGCGAACTCTTAAGGAATTGAAATTCCTTGGTCAAGTAACCTGAAAGTCCCGACAGGGCGGGGTTTGGTGCCCAGGCAACCGGAAGTCCAACTTCCCCTCCTCATAAGCGGTTTTCTTGGGCCGGTGAACGGTAGAAATCCGTCGGTGAACGGCACCGCTTTTCCGGGATGCAACAAATACCCCAAAGAAAAATCCTCGGCAACAGGAACGCAACGCACGCCCGCTTTGCCTGCCGGGGAATTTTAGGCTACATGGCCTCCATCGCTGCGGGCCTCTGCCCGCCTGGAGGTTGGATGCGCTTGTTACCCTGTCTGGCGGCCCTGATCCTGGCCGCCTCTTCCTGCACTTTCGCCTGGGCCGAGGAGATAACCTTCGTCGGCAAGACATACAGCCCCAACCACATGGAAGTACTGAGTCCTCACGCAACTCCCGAGGAGCTCAAGGTCTTCGACGCCATGGCCAAGGAAGTGAAACAGAAGCGGGGCGAAGATGCTGAACCACCTGTCAAACCGTTTACAGGCAGGATGAAGGTCACCAAGATGATGGCCGACATAGGCCATAAAGTGGACCTCGACCAGCGGCTACTGGAATACGCCTTCCCTCCCGAGGATCTGCTCTCTGAGCGGCGCAAGGTATCCCAGGCCGAAATCAGATCCCTTGAAGCTTCAGCTGAAAGCGTTCGTGCCGATGTCACCTCAAAGCGCAAGAAACTTGAGGAAGCGCGCTTGCGCCATAGCCGGGGCTCGGCGTCCGACCAGGAAGTCAGCGACATGACAAAGGATCTGGAACTCGCCAAGCTCAAGGAGCGCATGCTCGACGAGAACCTCCGTTTCGAAAAGGAGATGGCCAAGGGGGAGCTGGACCTTGCCAAGGCTAAATTCGGGGCCAAGACAACGCAACACCATATACCCGGGGTTTCCTGGATCACCACACCGGTGGCCGGTTATGTCCTTTGGGCGAACCCTGAAGTGAAGCCTGGCATCATCCTCTCAAAAAAGACCAAGCTGTTCGTCGTTGGTTCCATGGACCCCATACTCATTCGTGCGCTCGTGCATGAGATTCAGCTGTCCAAGCTGCGGGTGGGGGACAAGGCCAAGGTCGTATTCGACACCCTGCCCGAAAAGAGCTTCGAGGCCTCCATCATCCGTATTCCCATGACCGCCAATCAAACTGATGTTCAATTGCCTTCTCATTTCGAGGTTGAACTGTCCTTGCCCAATCCCGACCTCTTTCTTAAGGAAGGAATGCGCGGGCAGGTGACTGTCCAGATTCCCGATGGCCCCCGATAGGAGGCGTAATGGACGACAGCGATTACCGGACGACCTTTCGAGTCGAAGTGGACGAAACCATTGTTCTTGAACTGGCAGTGTGGTTCAGGCGCAGAAACGAGATGGGACGCGTCCACTTACGAAACCTGGGCGAGCCCAAGATGCTCCAGGGAAAGCCTCCCGAGCCCCGTATCGAAGACATCTCCTCCACCGGACTGTGCCTTTCCTTCAGAGGATCACAGCCCATGGGTGTGGAAAAGTTCGCAGGAGTGTACGTCATTCTTTTCTTCCAGCTTGTGGACCCAACGGATATGATGGGGGAACCCTTGAGCTTCCTGGCCGGATTCGACGTGAAGCACTCACAGTTCCACAACGAAAGAAATTTTTTGGGGCTTAAGCTGCGCTGGGATGGAGTCCCGGATCAGAACGACAAGGCGATCTTCTTCGCGGACGCATCCAAGTATGGCATCGCTGATCTGACCAAATGGTGTGACGACATGAACCGCAAGGTCAGCGGCATGGAGAGCCTGCCCCCGCAGGGGCTCAGACTGGACAGGCTGTTGCGGGAACTGGACATCGTCCAGCGAGAGACTGCCAAGAAAGCCAGCACGACGGCCGCGCAAGGGTAAGTCAACTCGCCATATCACCGGCCACAGAGGATTCATCGCTCCAGCGAAGTTGGTGCCTCGCCCTCCAGGGCTTGCTTAAGCGATCCTGAAAAAAGAAACCAAGAACCTCAGGCGGCGCTAGCCGCCCTTCTTCATTCCCTCTTCCAATTCTTCCATTGAGGGCTGCACATTGGTCGGGACAGCCCTCCTTGCGTATTCAACGGCCAGGATAGGGGCGAGACCGATGGAATAGCCCATGAGCGCGGACTTCAACACCTTGAGCCTGGCCTGCTTGGCAGCGGCCTGATGTTCCAACATCGTGGCCATGGGGCCTACGAAACCGTAGCAGAGCAGAACGCCTAAGAAGGTTCCCACCAGCGCCGCGGCTATGTGGTTGCCGAGAACTTCCGGCGGCTGGTTGATGTCGCCCATGGTGATGACGATGCCAAGCACTGCCGCCACGATGCCTAGGCCCGGCAGGGCGTCTGCGGTCTTGCTGACAGTGCCGCCCGCGAGCAGGTCGTGATGTTTGCGGGTGCTGATGTCGGTATCCATTATGGCTTCGTAGTGGTGCTGTTCGATGTTGCCCGCGATGACGATCTTTAAGTTGTCGCAGA
This window contains:
- a CDS encoding NADH-quinone oxidoreductase subunit H, which gives rise to MGKLLLATIAVILAPVIGGLVAGLDRKCTAWLQSRVGPPILQPFYDVFKLLGKSPMMMNPWQILTVWVYLVSSMLTVFLFFLGSDLLLMFFVLTIGAVFFVMGALSTQSPYAQVGAQRELVTMLTYEPLIILVFVSIAMVTGSFKVSEVFTYGKPLLYQLPLMFVVLGYALTIKLRKSPFDISACHHAHQEIVRGVLTEYSGPQLALIEIAHWYDVVFVLGLCALFWATSFWGCAILLVVTYFAELVIDNVTARMTYKWMLKTVWGWGLALSVLNLLWLYAG
- a CDS encoding NADH-quinone oxidoreductase subunit L, yielding MDILVFTTVVLPFLAAIALLLLRDKGSRSLVVVGAAVVLAAASLALVGQGSFEYSPKSLLGISLDGLIMLLDFALLIVILIMAVTKLKSTLVAALTAAQVVGLVYLEFFMGHGPAIAAPAMFADKLSLIMVLVISIVGSLICVYALGYMPEHEEHLHLAKSKQPRFFFFLVAFLGAMNGLVLANNLLWLYFFWEVTTFCSFMLIAHDGDETSVKNATRALWMNMTGGVAFVFALIFMQKSGVGLYLSELLKPGFSAAGAAAVIPLFMLCYAGITKSAQVPFQSWLTGAMVAPTPVSALLHSSTMVKAGVYLVLRLSPAYSGTMLSGMLAMFGAFTFLTTSALAVGQSNAKKVLAYSTIANLGLIIACAGINTPAAITAAIVIIIFHAVSKALMFLCVGTIEQKIHSRDLEDMRGLYMTMPKTTIVALIGVVTMLLPPFGVLLGKWMAIESAAAVKYMPVTIMLALGSGLTVMFWARWAGILLSTPYPKDVPAEPQPSTVRAPLVLLAYGAVLLSLFVPFLYGGLIEPAVRSSHKAAGYIMDSLNFVSAQGIFYIYPLFLVLGVGFYLAWKAARKVNPAECVGPYLCGAQATDDNKAFVSTGRANVGYQAGNFYLSWIFGEDRLSGPINMVSGVLLAVMLGLLLGGVI
- a CDS encoding efflux RND transporter periplasmic adaptor subunit: MRLLPCLAALILAASSCTFAWAEEITFVGKTYSPNHMEVLSPHATPEELKVFDAMAKEVKQKRGEDAEPPVKPFTGRMKVTKMMADIGHKVDLDQRLLEYAFPPEDLLSERRKVSQAEIRSLEASAESVRADVTSKRKKLEEARLRHSRGSASDQEVSDMTKDLELAKLKERMLDENLRFEKEMAKGELDLAKAKFGAKTTQHHIPGVSWITTPVAGYVLWANPEVKPGIILSKKTKLFVVGSMDPILIRALVHEIQLSKLRVGDKAKVVFDTLPEKSFEASIIRIPMTANQTDVQLPSHFEVELSLPNPDLFLKEGMRGQVTVQIPDGPR
- the motA gene encoding flagellar motor stator protein MotA yields the protein MTAIIGVIMVLGSVIGGYVLSHGQLAVLVQPYELLTIGGAALGALFISSPMSVVKDVFKHLPQIFTAKEDSKAFYLDMLTLMYELFQLARRSGAVALDAHVNRPADSDIFRRFGAVTKNKTVLNFICDNLKIVIAGNIEQHHYEAIMDTDISTRKHHDLLAGGTVSKTADALPGLGIVAAVLGIVITMGDINQPPEVLGNHIAAALVGTFLGVLLCYGFVGPMATMLEHQAAAKQARLKVLKSALMGYSIGLAPILAVEYARRAVPTNVQPSMEELEEGMKKGG